The proteins below are encoded in one region of Populus alba chromosome 2, ASM523922v2, whole genome shotgun sequence:
- the LOC118057816 gene encoding probable WRKY transcription factor 43 has product MEGHEAPPPPQLPQLAPSPNPSYLLTPLLLPSSSLQYPSIIEPQVLPDIDWVGLLSGQSQLGEKRPVTESASMVAENGAEEEKGNKDEKKGGRMKKATRPRFAFQTRSADDILDDGYRWRKYGQKAVKNSKYPRSYYRCTHHTCSVKKQVQRLSKDTSIVVTTYEGVHDHPCEKLMETLTPLLKQMQFLARF; this is encoded by the exons ATGGAAGGCCATGAagccccaccaccaccacaactgCCACAACTGGCGCCATCCCCAAACCCTTCCTATCTCCTTACACCCTTACTACTGCCATCCTCCTCATTGCAGTACCCTTCTATAATTGAACCTCAAGTCCTTCCGGATATTGATTGGGTTGGCCTTCTCTCTGGCCAATCCCAGCTCGGCGAGAAGAGGCCAGTAACGGAAAGTGCTTCTATGGTGGCTGAAAATGGAGCAGAGGAAGAAAAGGGCAATAAAGATGAGAAGAAAGGCGGAAGGATGAAAAAGGCGACCCGGCCAAGATTTGCTTTCCAAACTAGAAGTGCAGACGATATTCTTGATGATGGATATAGGTGGAGGAAATATGGGCAAAAAGCCGTGAAGAACAGCAAATATCCCAG GAGTTACTACCGGTGCACGCATCATACATGCAGCGTGAAGAAACAAGTGCAGAGGCTATCTAAGGACACAAGCATAGTCGTCACGACTTATGAAGGAGTTCATGATCATCCATGTGAGAAACTGATGGAAACCCTAACTCCTCTTCTCAAACAGATGCAATTCCTTGCTAGGTTCTAA